Proteins co-encoded in one Syngnathoides biaculeatus isolate LvHL_M chromosome 22, ASM1980259v1, whole genome shotgun sequence genomic window:
- the cep131 gene encoding LOW QUALITY PROTEIN: centrosomal protein of 131 kDa (The sequence of the model RefSeq protein was modified relative to this genomic sequence to represent the inferred CDS: deleted 2 bases in 1 codon): protein MRSARSPPSISATPPGEAPDLSLSGSRLSVVSAEPPGKFLARSVSASAPCELRGKRNTSSLQSDASGSSRSVKNLRRSNSTTHVNRQAQVALGPEQSDVELTASDGGPKKPDGTTWNVLDERPRAPAAPSGARRGGPVADPPAGPKGRDPAASFTANNRSNKGAVGNAVTAILHNNHGEKPLTPKSSNQRPPFNNILKANDDGGSLTKSQKNFSSASSRAKSPAGLPRPRRDRVSEEEAERFIQQVNQAAVAIQRWYRRHAGRRRADRAALRRVLDDKRKELQQKGAHHHHRHHHEGAEAARHPGEKSPKIFSSGASPASPGGDVATAVVSPARAKANNNNADFHPNVPTDWSEASFAAAAPSAQGCGADPAEANVDSDDDDGKRTRQAGSKVPPVGAVPSDGPPTSGAAGPSSPRNASPVSVGGEKAESDAGEPSCFRAVSPSWSARRGSRSSQELHRRYLSGGEDPPCAASKSTLDDLLDTLRLLEEEPERLPEPKSYNRDKYAWLDEDVDADSLTADNLERHVRLSLPPPADGAALLSEAKLQSIMNFLDEMEKSEQERPRSAASHGEAAASLEEEEEEAPVADQVAATAAQVSGSIMRIKMELEEKKRVVEMLQNALAQQRELTVQHVKETEKELSRNLQLQRDQYEATVQRHLTFIDQLIGDKKALSERCEGVIAELKLVDHKYTKKISQMQEQHQMEIKKLKELMSVTEKIRREKWIDEKTKRIKEITVKGLEPEIQKLISKHKQELKKLRALHEAELLQAEERGAQRCARQCEELRRQLESEKEERCREERESARRGFEKRLRDEEMSLQRHKRRVHKDLADEKERLAQLAARQRAEMDELRRRMEENSSVAGRVFREELDKTREEQERRHQAEIKKLQEQFEREKTIWEEEYRKKQEAGLLRHERRLREELRQERDKEIQLAVWTLEEETNKDKEECERAAQNRVNRVRETYEAELKELEGSLREALDKQQELRKLQADTLQQLDAVKDALRQKEQDVQIVTRNRDRLLEERQGLASAIREEFSERLLLAEEEAQRTGAEADDLRAALRAEVDRVTKEKEDQLQRVHRRVKSAILKKDEAVGALRRQHEAALKRAEHLEALWEEQRRQLLEK, encoded by the exons ATGCGCAGCGCGCGAAGCCCCCCGTCCATCTCGGCCACCCCCCCGGGGGAGGCGCCGGACCTCAGCCTGTCCGGCTCACGGCTGTCCGTCGTCTCCGCCGAGCCGCCCGGGAAGTTCCTGGCCCGCTCCGTGTCCGCGTCGGCGCCGTGCGAGCTGCGGGGGAAACGCAACACCTCg tCTCTGCAGAGCGACGCCTCGGGAAGCTCCCGCTCGGTCAAGAACCTGCGGCGCTCCAACAGCACCACGCACGTCAACCGGCAGGCTCAGGTGGCGCTCGG TCCGGAGCAGAGCGACGTCGAACTGACCGCGTCGGACGGCGGCCCGAAGAAACCGGACGGAACCACCTGGAACGTGCTG GACGAGCGGCCTCGGGCGCCCGCCGCGCCCTCCGGCGCCCGCCGCGGCGGCCCCGTCGCAGACCCGCCCGCCGGCCCGAAGGGACGGGACCCCGCCGCCTCCTTCACCGCCAACAACAG GAGCAACAAGGGGGCGGTGGGCAACGCCGTCACCGCCATCCTGCACAACAACCACGGCGAGAAGCCGCTGACGCCCAAAAGCTCCAACCAGCGGCCGCCCTTCAA CAACATCCTGAAGGCCAACGACGACGGCGGCTCCCTCACCAAGTCCCAAAAGAACTTCTCCTCGGCGTCGTCGCGCGCCAAAAGCCCGGCCGGCCTCCCGCGGCCCCGCCGCGACCGAGTgtcggaggaggaggcggaaaG GTTCATCCAGCAGGTGAACCAGGCGGCCGTCGCCATCCAGCGCTGGTACAGACGGCACGCCGGGAGGCGCCGCGCCGACCGGGCGGCGCTGCGGCGCGTCCTGGACGACAAAAGAAAG GAGCTGCAGCAGAAAGgagcccaccaccaccaccgtcaTCACCATGAGGGCGCCGAGGCGGCGAGGCATCCGGGCGAGAAGTCGCCCAAGATTTTCTCAAGCGGCGCGTCGCCGGCCTCCCCCGGCGGCGACGTCGCAACTGCCGTCGTGTCGCCCGCACGCGCCAaagccaacaacaacaacgcag ACTTCCATCCGAACGTCCCGACCGACTGGAGCGAAGCGAGCTTTGCGGCGGCCGCGCCGTCCGCGCAG GGCTGCGGCGCCGACCCCGCGGAAGCAAACGTCGActcggacgacgacgacgggaaGCGGACGCGCCAG GCCG GGTCCAAAGTCCCCCCCGTCGGCGCCGTTCCGTCGGACGGGCCGCCGACCTCTGGCGCCGCCGGTCCCTCCTCGCCGAGGAACGCGAGCCCCGTGTCGGTCGGCGGCGAGAAGGCGGAAAGCGACGCGGGCGAGCCGTCCTGCTTCCGAGCCGTTTCGCCGTCCTGGTCCGCCCGGAGGGGGTCTCGGTCCTCCCAG GAGCTTCACCGCAGGTATTTGAGCGGCGGCGAGGACCCCCCCTGCGCGGCGTCCAAGTCCACCCTCGACGACCTGCTGGACACGCTCAGACTGCTGGAGGAGGAACCGGAGCGGCTACCCGAGCCCAAATCTTACAACAGAGACAAATACGCTTGGCTGGACGAG GACGTCGACGCGGACTCCCTGACGGCCGACAACCTGGAGCGTCACGTCCGGCTCAGCCTGCCGCCGCCCGCGGACGGAGCGGCGCTGTTGTCGGAGGCCAAGCTGCAGAGCATCATGAACTTCCTGGACGAGATGGAGAAGTCGGAGCAGGAGCGGCCGCGTTCGGCCGCCTCGCACGGAGAG GCGGCGGCGTccttggaggaggaggaggaggaggcgcccGTGGCCGACCAGgtcgccgccaccgccgcccaAGTGTCCGGATCCATCATGAGGATCAAGATGGAGCTGGAAGAGAAGAAGCGGGTGGTGGAAATGCTGCAGAACGCGCTG GCCCAGCAGAGGGAGCTGACGGTGCAGCACGTGAAGGAGACGGAGAAGGAGCTGAGCCGAAACCTTCAACTGCAGCGGGACCAGTACGAGGCCACCGTGCAGAGACACCTGACTTTCATAGACCAG CTGATCGGCGACAAAAAAGCGCTGAGCGAGCGATGCGAGGGCGTCATCGCCGAGTTGAAGCTGGTCGACCACAAGTACACCAAGAAGATCTCGCAGATGCAGGAGCAGCACCAAATG GAGATCAAGAAGCTGAAGGAGCTGATGAGCGTGACGGAGAAGATCCGGAGGGAGAAATGGATTGACGAGAAAACCAAGAGGATCAAAGAGATTACGGTTAAAG GTCTGGAGCCCGAGATCCAGAAGCTGATCTCCAAGCACAAGCAGGAGCTGAAGAAGCTGCGAGCGCTGCACGAGGCGGAGCTGCTGCAGGCGGAGGAACGGGGGGCCCAACGCTGCGCCCGCCAGTGCGAGGAACTCCGGCGGCAGCTGGAGAGCGAGAAGGAGGAGCGCTGCCGCGAGGAGCGGGAGTCGGCCCGCCGCGGCTTCGAGAAGCGCCTCCGCGACGAGGAGATGTCCCTGCAGCGCCACAAGAGGCGCGTCCACAAGGATCTGGCCGACGAGAAGGAGCGGCTGGCGCAGCTGGCGGCCAG GCAGCGCGCGGAGATGGACGAGCTGCGTCGCCGCATGGAAGAAAACTCCAGCGTGGCCGGACGGGTCTTCAGGGAGGAGCTGGACAAAACCAGAGAGGAGCAGGAGAGGAGACACCAG GCGGAGATAAAGAAGCTGCAGGAGCAGTTCGAGCGGGAGAAGACCATCTGGGAGGAGGAATACAGGAAGAAACAG GAGGCGGGGCTGCTGAGGCACGAGCGCCGGCTGCGGGAGGAACTCCGCCAGGAGCGTGACAAAGAGATTCAGCTCGCCGTCTGGACGCTGGAGGAGGAGACCAACAAGGACAAGGAGGAGTGCGAGCGGGCCGCCCAAAACAG GGTGAACCGCGTGAGGGAGACGTACGAGGCGGAGCTGAAGGAGCTGGAAGGTTCTCTGAGGGAGGCGCTGGACAAGCAGCAGGAGCTGAGGAAACTGCAGGCGGACACGCTGCAACAACTCGACGCCGTCAAGGACGCCTTGCGGCAGAAGGAGCAAGACGTGCAAATCGTCACGCGA AACCGGGACCGGCTCCTGGAGGAACGCCAAGGCCTGGCCTCGGCGATCCGGGAAGAGTTTAGCGAGCGTCTGCTGCTGGCCGAGGAGGAGGCGCAGAGGACCGGGGCCGAGGCCGACGACCTGCGGGCCGCGCTGAGGGCGGAGGTGGACAGGGTGACCAAAGAGAAGGAAGACCAGCTCCAGCGGGTCCACCGGCG GGTCAAGTCGGCCATCTTGAAGAAAGACGAGGCGGTCGGCGCTCTGCGGAGGCAGCACGAG GCTGCTCTGAAGAGGGCGGAGCATCTGGAGGCCTTGTGGGAGGAGCAAAGGAGGCAGCTGCTGGAGAAATGA